A genomic stretch from Terriglobus sp. RCC_193 includes:
- a CDS encoding BatD family protein, whose translation MKRLLLVLFLFSTLHVAAQSPVVRAHFEPSQNIMVGQPVKLIVSVFVPNYFTGSPEFPEFEMENAVVVMPQDRPENSNTQIGDAKYFGITQTYVIYPQQAGDFHLPSIKLSVPYAKTPPKTTLGQVVVPALSFHADVPAAARGLSYFLPTTQLTIAEKWSPSLKKVQAGDTIERTVTIAASKMQAMLIPPLQLAAPDGIRIYSSEPVVRDQKTPRGDFVYGQRIETTKYHVEKPGAYTLPAIELKWWNLNTHRLATASLPPASFQAIANPGLVAELPPPQRNEQTTQATKKKMRIHWRRIALLALRGIFCGAVIYFVYLMVRSIRPRAIALWKERQQSEAAYFHRLIHAAKKNDAPLSYAYLLQWLARVYPDESFSNVVARHADSDLQAQISELTDSLYARATPLQWTGRFLVKQLREFRGTILVTKTRAQPHDSLVELNP comes from the coding sequence ATGAAGCGCCTCCTCCTTGTCTTGTTCCTGTTCTCGACGTTGCATGTGGCCGCACAGTCGCCTGTGGTGCGTGCTCATTTTGAGCCATCGCAAAACATAATGGTCGGGCAACCCGTGAAGTTAATCGTTTCTGTCTTTGTTCCGAACTATTTCACCGGATCACCAGAGTTTCCTGAGTTTGAAATGGAGAATGCGGTGGTGGTCATGCCGCAGGACCGCCCCGAAAATTCGAACACACAGATCGGCGATGCAAAGTATTTCGGAATCACCCAAACGTACGTGATTTATCCGCAGCAAGCGGGCGATTTTCATCTCCCCAGCATCAAGCTGTCCGTACCCTACGCGAAGACACCGCCTAAAACGACGCTGGGGCAAGTTGTGGTTCCCGCTCTCAGCTTTCACGCGGATGTTCCAGCGGCTGCTCGTGGTCTTTCTTACTTTCTTCCAACCACGCAGCTGACTATTGCGGAGAAGTGGTCACCTTCATTGAAGAAGGTTCAAGCCGGCGACACGATCGAACGCACGGTAACGATCGCCGCAAGCAAGATGCAGGCCATGTTGATTCCTCCGTTGCAGCTTGCCGCCCCCGATGGTATTCGCATTTACAGCAGCGAGCCCGTGGTGCGTGACCAGAAGACGCCCCGTGGCGACTTTGTCTACGGTCAACGCATTGAGACAACGAAATACCACGTTGAGAAGCCAGGGGCATATACGTTACCTGCCATCGAATTGAAGTGGTGGAATCTCAACACGCATCGTCTTGCAACGGCATCACTGCCGCCTGCATCGTTCCAAGCTATAGCTAATCCTGGCCTTGTTGCAGAACTTCCACCTCCACAACGTAACGAACAGACCACACAAGCGACAAAGAAGAAGATGAGGATCCATTGGCGGCGGATTGCATTGCTCGCTCTGCGAGGAATTTTCTGCGGGGCCGTCATTTACTTCGTTTACCTAATGGTGCGATCCATACGGCCTCGCGCAATTGCCCTCTGGAAGGAGCGTCAACAATCGGAGGCGGCCTACTTCCACCGATTGATCCATGCGGCAAAAAAAAACGATGCACCGTTGAGCTATGCCTATCTCCTGCAGTGGCTTGCACGCGTGTATCCAGACGAATCCTTTAGCAACGTTGTGGCTCGACACGCCGACTCGGATTTGCAGGCGCAGATTTCCGAACTTACCGATTCTCTGTATGCTCGGGCAACTCCACTGCAATGGACAGGTCGATTTCTGGTGAAACAATTGCGAGAGTTTCGCGGGACGATTCTTGTGACGAAGACGCGAGCGCAACCCCATGATTCCCTGGTCGAACTAAATCCGTAA
- a CDS encoding DUF1175 family protein: MVIQEQTLQVPADGRFHRVGVIALSNGGEIQGSKVSVNGLIARVSRETAKKIELAVQAPVLPETGTVRVSYRRSTTTLRIHFVPSFEDSAGDGTPDFLRLHTAEDRSAFRGWFTAMAEAASDLPQEKLPREINDCAALLRWSYRNALHAHDEAWLSDAPALLELTRPSVQQYVYPLTPLGSALFRIKEGAFASGDESNGAFAQFADARTLWRLNTFFVSRDLRSARPGDLLFFLQLEQNSPYHSMIVTGEAKKWVIYHTGPIGRGPGEMRRVLLKDLLGHPDPRWRPNSQNSNFLGVYRWNILREDPR; encoded by the coding sequence TTGGTTATTCAGGAACAAACGCTGCAAGTTCCGGCCGACGGCCGCTTTCACCGCGTTGGTGTGATCGCTCTCAGCAATGGTGGGGAGATACAAGGTTCTAAGGTTTCCGTTAACGGATTGATCGCGCGGGTTTCAAGGGAGACGGCGAAGAAGATCGAACTGGCAGTTCAGGCCCCCGTGCTCCCCGAGACGGGTACTGTCAGAGTCTCCTACCGCAGATCGACAACGACGCTTCGAATCCATTTTGTTCCAAGTTTTGAAGATTCCGCGGGTGACGGCACCCCTGACTTTCTGCGTCTGCATACCGCCGAAGATCGCAGCGCTTTTCGCGGATGGTTTACAGCGATGGCAGAAGCTGCCTCTGACCTTCCGCAGGAGAAGCTGCCACGCGAAATCAATGACTGCGCCGCACTGCTTCGCTGGTCTTATCGCAACGCGTTGCATGCTCACGACGAGGCGTGGCTCAGTGACGCCCCGGCGCTGCTGGAATTGACTCGTCCGTCCGTGCAGCAGTATGTCTATCCGCTCACCCCGCTGGGGTCCGCGCTATTCCGAATAAAGGAAGGTGCGTTTGCGTCAGGGGATGAGAGCAACGGAGCCTTTGCCCAGTTTGCCGATGCCCGTACGCTTTGGCGGCTCAATACGTTCTTCGTGAGCCGGGATTTGCGGAGTGCTCGTCCAGGAGACCTGTTGTTCTTCCTGCAGCTGGAGCAGAACTCGCCCTATCACTCGATGATTGTTACCGGCGAAGCGAAGAAATGGGTGATTTATCACACGGGACCCATTGGCCGCGGCCCAGGTGAAATGCGCCGTGTGCTGCTGAAGGATCTATTGGGCCATCCCGATCCGCGGTGGCGGCCAAATTCTCAGAACAGTAACTTCCTTGGCGTGTATCGTTGGAACATTCTCCGAGAGGACCCTCGATGA
- a CDS encoding alpha-2-macroglobulin — MRPRVASLLVLLLLAVASLHAQDDAVSFNLSTSKTFAPGEQPKIHLYTHNVDALEFRVYRVNDPVKFLENLRELHSFGPEGSLLGPEHVDEKTWLERFHDWKTELWNSIRSFFRHQFSHDARRSLRQQQTKLNRKSRIVSAAEFAQIPVLNPSQLVARWHQQVPSTYISDSNEIPVSKLDAGLYLLEATDGRYKAYTLLMVTEMALVTRTTSTGITAYVVDRVTGVPVAGVKVDAGYGQNLFASAVTDASGVADLPVKVKKGDNDNLWIVAVKDKDVAVSTPGGWMLNSFSRRDMVGYAFTERPVYRPTHTVHWKAILREKSGNSLVIPSTAKAHVSILDGTFQTVFEKDFPVVHGSVSGDYDLPKDAALGYYTLRVQDGQDVFVTASFHVEEYRKPEYRVQVTAQQKRVLQGATVPVTIDSRYFFGEPVAGGKVKYRIYHERHYWWGESDEDDSAEGADSNDDTGSSYNGDEEAEKAGVLDSNGLLTVQVPTRGEGNSHPDIDYTVEAGVTDAANREITGRGRFLATYSTFRVNVEPVSYAVRPNEIAKVRITAVDYDNKPVSTRVHLQLRFRHWESGKNIVTDGAATDVTTDASGHAIGELPVGTPQYSSAEVLATAASVQSGTPDPVDTSYLYILGGGEQSWNSGNGTAQIVTDKKSYAPGDVAHVSIVSEVAGFHALVVTEGASLLKREVMLTDSKTLSFDLPITAEAQPNITVSALFLKNNTLYQATKRIQVPPVQQKLQVEVTPTKDVFQPQQSATYDVLTKDFAGKPVSADVSFGVVDEAIYSLYPDSSGDMIKSLYPQRYSGAEVESSLEYYFSGEAGSKSPMLAERHRRYRPQLAQVKPGNEAAPKVRKAFPDTAYWAPNVHTDGTGHARVTMTFPDSLTTWRTTVHAITEDSKAGSASSKVLVRKDVLVRMGTPRFMLKGDEITLPVIVHNYLPQTKTAKVSLSVNGLDVVHAPDANVSVPSKGEATVLWRLRASQVGSAKLVATAITDAESDALEISFPVEPAGVAKSLSFSGVVTQDGAQANANVNFPAGTDAAAHSLRIEVSPSIAGSLFSALDYLTSFPYGCTEQTMSSFLPNVIVSETLQRLKPGAPIDEADLRAKMAAGLDRLQDYQHDDGGWGWWKEDDSRIYMTAYVVGGLGQGAQFVPLNSQQKQMINRGMEYLRTGLKDHPRMRPELRAAVVYALASAGDANLKEALDAQWDRRKDLQPEALAMTGLAMLQVKDVRAAELANLLRSRAVRKGDLVSWTGSYVPLLDAEYNNDSEATAYVVRLLAKVNPNDPLLPQAAQWLMLQRNNGGWWESTEQTAMVLFGLVDYLAASHELDANFSVDVLVNGKSVGQRSFNGNDALSGASLKLDLGSAQLAAAGNNVQIVRHGGSGRVYWSVRGRYYSTEKKDYQAGTLSLNLTRDYYKLQPTQKDGKVVYSLVPLSGDAQVGDVLAVHEAINGSPMRYLLLEDPIPAGAEFITNEGSYPIDKRPGGWYDWFTRREFHDDRAVFFASEFTGRQEVFYLIRIVNPGSFNISPSHVEPMYQPGVQASSDALHLNVPAPGGAQ; from the coding sequence ATGAGACCGCGCGTCGCCTCACTGCTCGTTCTGTTGCTGTTGGCTGTCGCTTCGCTCCATGCGCAAGATGACGCCGTATCGTTCAACCTGAGTACGAGCAAAACCTTTGCTCCGGGTGAGCAGCCGAAGATTCATCTCTACACGCATAACGTGGATGCCCTGGAGTTCCGCGTCTATCGCGTAAACGATCCGGTGAAGTTCCTGGAGAACCTGCGCGAATTGCATTCGTTTGGGCCGGAAGGCAGCCTGCTTGGCCCGGAGCATGTCGATGAGAAGACATGGCTGGAACGCTTCCATGATTGGAAGACGGAGTTGTGGAACAGCATTCGATCTTTCTTCCGGCATCAGTTCTCGCATGATGCGAGGCGTTCGTTACGGCAGCAACAGACAAAGCTGAATCGTAAGAGCCGCATCGTCTCCGCAGCGGAGTTCGCGCAGATCCCGGTCCTGAATCCGTCGCAGCTTGTTGCGCGCTGGCATCAGCAGGTGCCGTCCACTTATATCTCTGACTCAAATGAAATCCCGGTATCGAAGCTGGATGCGGGGCTATACCTGTTGGAAGCGACGGACGGACGCTACAAGGCGTACACGCTTCTGATGGTGACAGAGATGGCACTGGTCACACGCACTACGTCCACCGGTATTACGGCGTATGTGGTCGATCGCGTGACGGGTGTGCCTGTGGCGGGAGTAAAGGTCGATGCAGGTTATGGTCAGAACCTCTTTGCCTCTGCAGTAACGGATGCGAGCGGCGTTGCGGATCTGCCGGTGAAGGTGAAGAAAGGGGACAACGACAACCTCTGGATCGTAGCCGTCAAGGACAAGGATGTTGCGGTATCCACGCCGGGCGGCTGGATGCTGAACTCTTTCTCCCGCCGTGACATGGTGGGCTATGCATTTACAGAACGGCCTGTTTATCGACCTACGCATACTGTGCATTGGAAGGCCATCCTGCGAGAAAAGAGCGGGAACTCCCTTGTGATACCAAGTACGGCGAAGGCACACGTAAGCATTCTGGACGGTACGTTTCAGACGGTCTTTGAAAAGGATTTTCCAGTTGTCCACGGCAGTGTTTCCGGGGACTATGACCTGCCGAAGGACGCGGCGCTGGGGTACTACACACTCCGCGTGCAAGACGGACAGGATGTTTTTGTAACAGCCAGTTTCCATGTGGAGGAGTACCGCAAACCGGAGTACCGTGTCCAGGTAACCGCACAGCAGAAGCGTGTGCTGCAAGGCGCCACCGTACCGGTCACGATTGATTCCCGCTATTTCTTTGGCGAGCCGGTGGCGGGTGGCAAGGTGAAGTACCGCATTTATCACGAGCGGCACTACTGGTGGGGCGAGTCGGATGAGGACGATTCAGCCGAGGGGGCGGACAGCAATGACGACACCGGCAGCAGCTACAACGGTGATGAAGAGGCAGAGAAGGCGGGCGTGCTGGATAGCAACGGTCTTCTGACGGTCCAGGTGCCGACGCGGGGCGAAGGGAACTCGCATCCAGATATCGACTACACCGTGGAAGCGGGCGTTACGGATGCTGCGAATCGCGAGATCACTGGCCGTGGACGCTTCCTGGCAACGTACAGCACCTTCCGCGTAAATGTAGAGCCGGTCAGCTATGCGGTGCGGCCGAATGAGATAGCGAAGGTGCGCATCACTGCGGTGGATTATGACAACAAACCGGTGAGCACGCGCGTCCATCTGCAACTGCGGTTTCGCCACTGGGAGAGTGGAAAGAACATCGTCACGGATGGTGCTGCAACGGATGTGACCACGGATGCCTCTGGACATGCCATTGGTGAACTGCCGGTAGGGACACCGCAGTACAGCTCTGCCGAGGTACTGGCCACGGCTGCGTCGGTGCAGAGCGGCACGCCTGATCCGGTTGATACGAGTTACCTATACATTCTGGGCGGCGGCGAGCAGTCCTGGAACAGCGGCAACGGTACGGCGCAGATCGTAACGGATAAGAAGTCCTATGCGCCCGGCGATGTGGCTCATGTCAGTATCGTTTCGGAGGTGGCGGGTTTCCATGCACTCGTCGTCACCGAAGGTGCGTCGCTGCTGAAGCGTGAGGTGATGCTCACGGACAGTAAGACACTTTCATTCGATCTGCCGATTACGGCAGAGGCGCAGCCAAACATCACCGTGTCTGCGCTGTTCCTCAAGAACAACACTCTGTACCAGGCAACAAAGCGTATCCAGGTACCGCCGGTGCAGCAGAAGCTGCAGGTGGAGGTCACTCCCACGAAGGACGTCTTCCAGCCGCAGCAGAGTGCGACGTATGACGTGCTGACGAAAGACTTCGCTGGCAAGCCGGTCAGTGCGGATGTGAGCTTTGGCGTGGTGGATGAGGCGATCTACTCGCTCTATCCGGATTCCAGCGGCGATATGATCAAGAGCCTCTATCCACAACGCTACAGCGGCGCAGAAGTGGAGTCATCGCTGGAGTATTACTTCAGTGGCGAGGCGGGGTCGAAGTCTCCCATGCTGGCAGAGCGTCACCGGCGCTACCGCCCGCAACTGGCCCAGGTAAAGCCGGGCAATGAGGCTGCGCCCAAGGTGCGCAAAGCCTTCCCGGATACGGCGTATTGGGCACCCAATGTCCATACCGATGGCACTGGTCACGCGCGCGTGACGATGACGTTCCCCGACTCGCTGACTACCTGGCGGACGACCGTACATGCCATTACGGAGGATTCCAAGGCCGGTTCCGCCTCCAGTAAAGTGCTGGTGAGAAAAGATGTGTTGGTACGCATGGGGACGCCGCGCTTCATGCTCAAGGGTGATGAAATCACGTTGCCTGTCATCGTGCACAACTACCTTCCCCAAACAAAGACCGCGAAGGTATCGCTGAGCGTCAATGGTCTGGACGTAGTGCACGCGCCTGATGCAAATGTATCGGTCCCCAGCAAGGGAGAGGCAACTGTGTTGTGGCGTTTGCGGGCATCGCAGGTTGGCTCTGCGAAGCTGGTCGCGACGGCGATCACGGATGCCGAATCGGATGCGCTGGAGATTAGCTTCCCGGTAGAACCTGCCGGGGTGGCGAAGTCGCTCTCATTCAGTGGCGTGGTGACGCAGGACGGGGCACAGGCAAACGCAAATGTGAACTTCCCCGCGGGAACGGATGCTGCAGCGCACTCTCTTCGTATTGAGGTCAGCCCGTCGATTGCAGGTTCGCTGTTTTCAGCTCTCGATTACCTCACGAGCTTCCCATACGGCTGCACGGAGCAGACAATGTCGAGCTTTCTGCCGAATGTTATCGTCTCCGAAACATTGCAGCGGTTGAAGCCCGGCGCTCCTATTGATGAAGCCGATCTGCGTGCGAAGATGGCTGCGGGTCTGGACCGCCTGCAGGATTACCAGCATGACGATGGCGGATGGGGCTGGTGGAAGGAAGACGACAGCCGCATCTACATGACTGCCTATGTCGTCGGTGGCCTTGGGCAGGGAGCGCAGTTTGTCCCTCTCAACTCTCAGCAGAAGCAGATGATCAATCGCGGTATGGAGTATCTCCGAACTGGTCTGAAGGATCATCCTCGGATGCGTCCGGAACTGCGTGCTGCAGTGGTTTATGCGCTTGCCAGCGCGGGCGACGCCAACCTGAAAGAAGCACTGGACGCGCAGTGGGATCGCCGCAAGGATCTGCAGCCGGAAGCATTGGCCATGACTGGTCTGGCGATGCTTCAGGTAAAGGATGTGCGCGCCGCAGAATTGGCAAACCTGTTGCGCAGCCGGGCTGTACGGAAGGGCGATCTTGTTTCCTGGACTGGATCATATGTTCCGTTACTGGATGCGGAGTACAACAACGACTCGGAAGCAACTGCGTACGTGGTCCGGTTGCTCGCGAAGGTCAATCCGAACGATCCGCTTCTACCGCAGGCTGCCCAATGGCTGATGCTGCAGCGCAATAACGGTGGATGGTGGGAGTCAACGGAACAGACGGCGATGGTGCTCTTTGGCCTGGTCGATTACCTGGCAGCGTCGCATGAACTCGATGCCAACTTTAGCGTCGATGTTCTGGTGAACGGGAAATCGGTGGGGCAGCGCAGCTTCAATGGAAATGATGCGTTGAGCGGCGCATCGTTGAAGCTTGATCTGGGTAGCGCGCAGCTGGCTGCTGCTGGTAACAACGTGCAGATCGTGCGGCATGGCGGCAGCGGTCGAGTGTATTGGTCGGTCCGTGGTCGTTACTACTCCACCGAGAAGAAGGACTACCAGGCAGGTACGCTCTCGCTGAACCTGACACGCGACTACTACAAGCTGCAGCCGACGCAGAAGGATGGCAAGGTTGTATACAGTCTTGTGCCACTTTCGGGAGATGCCCAGGTCGGCGATGTGCTTGCCGTGCACGAGGCGATCAACGGTTCTCCGATGCGCTATCTGCTTCTGGAGGATCCAATCCCCGCAGGTGCGGAGTTCATTACAAACGAAGGCAGCTATCCCATTGATAAGCGACCGGGTGGTTGGTATGACTGGTTCACGCGTCGAGAATTTCACGATGACCGCGCAGTATTTTTTGCCAGCGAGTTTACCGGACGACAGGAAGTTTTCTATCTCATTCGTATTGTGAACCCCGGCAGCTTCAACATCAGTCCGTCGCATGTGGAACCCATGTATCAGCCGGGCGTACAGGCATCCAGTGATGCCCTGCATCTGAACGTTCCTGCTCCGGGAGGTGCGCAATGA
- a CDS encoding SpoIID/LytB domain-containing protein codes for MKRLAGLLLGSVLVCHAQKDGGGRDVSIALFSALPPRSVTVTAGGHGAWWAPCATCQHQPLNAALHMPAVHEMVAGGPITVRDDEHAQTRTANGQWHLRAGSRGFVDIVLTLPSERYVAAVLMGETDSSEPHASLQAMAVVARTFVLRTSARKTVAGHLASDICDSTACQAIKLGNVSATVSEAVRSTAGETLWFGSRRAQVFFSGSCGGVTESAGAVWPRLSSAPYLRSIADPYCVRKDRAAWHAEISLMAFQEMATREGWHLPPHIASAHVLNRTSSKRAKTIALVGDNQEQAVVTASSLRLAVGRSFGWNLVRSDAYDLRIRDGLFVFDGHGHGHGVGLCQQGAWKMAQAGKSYREILAFYFAGTKVRITPSDDGWQQKSQNGISFTSTAAIPQEMVEQSVDAWQFARSRFTPRQPVVPTITVAPSTEIFRQMTRQPGWQLASTSGPTVILQPLAVISANGTSLKKTLQHEMLHVVVETSASPKAPLWLREGLVEVLAGEEVRTAPLLSAQDIERLLIGAGSRQESESAHLAAAARTQRLVNRYGISAVRGWLVTGASVPTD; via the coding sequence ATGAAGCGACTCGCGGGCTTACTGCTGGGAAGTGTGCTGGTTTGTCACGCACAGAAGGACGGCGGTGGACGCGACGTAAGCATTGCACTGTTCTCTGCACTGCCACCCCGAAGTGTCACAGTAACTGCAGGCGGGCACGGTGCATGGTGGGCACCATGCGCTACCTGCCAACATCAGCCGCTGAATGCGGCACTGCATATGCCTGCTGTACATGAGATGGTTGCGGGGGGCCCCATCACCGTTCGCGATGATGAGCATGCACAAACACGGACTGCGAACGGTCAATGGCATCTACGCGCCGGAAGCCGGGGCTTTGTCGACATTGTGCTCACGCTACCCAGCGAACGATATGTGGCCGCAGTGCTTATGGGCGAGACGGACTCGAGTGAGCCGCACGCATCACTTCAGGCCATGGCAGTCGTGGCGCGAACCTTTGTCCTGCGGACATCTGCTCGCAAGACTGTTGCCGGCCATCTTGCAAGTGACATCTGCGACAGCACAGCATGTCAGGCCATCAAACTCGGCAATGTCTCCGCAACTGTAAGCGAGGCCGTTCGCAGCACGGCGGGAGAAACCCTGTGGTTCGGCTCGCGGCGTGCCCAGGTATTTTTCAGTGGCAGTTGTGGTGGCGTTACAGAGAGTGCTGGAGCCGTGTGGCCTAGGCTTTCTTCAGCTCCCTACCTGCGCTCCATTGCCGATCCCTACTGCGTTCGCAAGGATCGTGCAGCCTGGCATGCAGAGATCTCTTTGATGGCCTTCCAGGAGATGGCAACGAGAGAGGGTTGGCACCTTCCGCCGCACATCGCATCGGCACACGTTCTGAATCGAACATCTTCTAAACGAGCTAAGACCATTGCATTGGTTGGCGACAATCAAGAACAGGCTGTGGTCACGGCATCCTCACTGCGCCTTGCCGTAGGACGTTCCTTCGGCTGGAATCTTGTGCGCAGCGATGCCTATGATCTGCGCATTCGTGACGGGCTGTTTGTATTCGACGGACATGGCCACGGCCACGGTGTTGGCCTTTGCCAGCAGGGAGCGTGGAAGATGGCACAAGCAGGAAAATCGTATCGTGAGATTCTTGCGTTCTACTTCGCAGGGACGAAGGTACGCATCACGCCATCGGATGATGGCTGGCAGCAGAAGTCACAGAACGGAATATCCTTCACCAGCACGGCAGCCATACCGCAGGAAATGGTGGAACAAAGCGTGGATGCATGGCAGTTTGCAAGGAGCCGCTTCACCCCTCGGCAACCGGTAGTTCCCACGATCACTGTCGCACCCAGCACGGAGATCTTCCGACAGATGACGAGACAGCCCGGGTGGCAGTTGGCCAGCACCTCTGGCCCCACCGTCATTCTGCAGCCACTGGCTGTGATTTCAGCAAACGGGACTTCACTGAAGAAGACGCTGCAGCACGAGATGCTGCATGTCGTCGTTGAGACAAGCGCAAGTCCGAAAGCTCCGCTGTGGCTGCGCGAGGGGCTGGTGGAAGTGCTTGCAGGAGAAGAAGTGCGCACCGCACCTTTGCTTTCTGCGCAAGATATTGAACGGCTTCTGATTGGCGCAGGCAGCAGGCAGGAAAGCGAGTCGGCACATCTTGCAGCAGCCGCACGTACGCAGCGATTGGTGAACCGCTACGGCATCTCCGCCGTACGAGGCTGGCTCGTGACAGGTGCGTCTGTTCCAACGGACTGA
- a CDS encoding penicillin-binding transpeptidase domain-containing protein, whose protein sequence is MRLLLVAILGMGACASPGEAPGSHFEKHPLQLSPIQIQTRSRTAREQLRAAKASGVLLDWDTGKILTSIDEQHAAMPGSLLKPFLLSYALQHGIVSTSTRVYCRRSLRVANRSLPCTHPSDQPMLDAQGALSASCNTWFASLAQRMTARDLDEVLQQAHLPHTPAHFDDGNTRILTALGLENVSASPLQIATAYRALLLHEPHTSAVWNGLRGSVAYGMANNARLTGIEVLGKTGTASNPGEWWTHGWFAGGIPNRFVLVVYVPHGDGGSAATLAGTVFRGLLSEEVR, encoded by the coding sequence ATGCGGCTTTTGCTGGTAGCGATACTTGGAATGGGAGCGTGCGCCAGCCCTGGCGAAGCGCCTGGCTCACACTTCGAAAAGCATCCTCTGCAACTGTCACCGATTCAAATACAAACCAGGAGCAGGACAGCGAGAGAACAGCTCCGCGCGGCTAAGGCTTCAGGCGTACTGCTCGATTGGGATACAGGCAAGATACTAACGAGCATAGACGAACAGCATGCTGCAATGCCTGGTTCCCTTCTGAAACCTTTTCTGCTGTCCTACGCATTGCAGCACGGCATTGTCAGCACCAGCACCAGAGTGTACTGCCGTCGTTCGCTTCGTGTGGCCAATCGTTCTTTGCCTTGCACCCATCCAAGCGACCAGCCGATGCTGGATGCGCAAGGCGCACTGTCAGCTTCCTGCAATACCTGGTTCGCCTCGCTGGCGCAGCGCATGACTGCGCGTGATCTTGATGAAGTTCTGCAGCAGGCACATCTGCCACATACACCAGCACATTTCGACGATGGCAACACCCGCATCCTGACAGCTCTGGGGCTTGAGAACGTCTCCGCTTCCCCACTTCAAATCGCCACTGCTTATCGTGCACTATTACTGCATGAGCCACATACAAGCGCCGTGTGGAACGGGCTACGAGGTTCCGTTGCCTACGGCATGGCGAACAACGCACGCCTCACCGGAATTGAAGTCCTTGGTAAAACCGGCACCGCCAGCAACCCGGGAGAATGGTGGACGCACGGCTGGTTTGCAGGCGGTATTCCAAATCGATTCGTGCTGGTTGTGTATGTCCCTCACGGAGATGGCGGCTCCGCGGCAACGCTTGCGGGCACCGTGTTTCGCGGACTTTTATCTGAGGAAGTTAGATGA